The following proteins come from a genomic window of Achromobacter deleyi:
- the speG gene encoding spermidine N1-acetyltransferase: protein MSVISDIKIRPLERGDLHFVHKINNNDVIMRYWFEEPYEAYDELVALYDRHLHDQNERRFIIEHDTGQPAGLVELVEIDYIHRRAEFQIIIAPSYQGRGYAKAATRIAVGYAFRVLNLHKVYLVVDKDNSAAVHVYERCGFQIEGLLKEEFFSNGTYRDAYRMALLQHDHLRDVGPGAPDAPVLRDWPQEEQTG, encoded by the coding sequence ATGTCGGTAATATCCGATATCAAAATACGCCCCCTGGAGCGCGGCGACCTGCACTTCGTGCACAAGATCAACAATAACGACGTCATCATGCGTTATTGGTTCGAAGAGCCTTACGAGGCCTACGACGAACTGGTCGCCCTCTATGACCGCCACTTGCACGACCAGAACGAGCGGCGCTTCATCATCGAGCACGACACCGGCCAGCCGGCCGGCCTGGTGGAACTGGTGGAAATCGACTACATCCACCGTCGCGCCGAATTCCAGATCATCATCGCGCCCAGCTACCAGGGCCGCGGCTACGCCAAGGCCGCCACCCGCATCGCGGTGGGCTATGCCTTCCGCGTGCTGAACCTGCACAAGGTCTACCTGGTGGTGGACAAGGACAACAGCGCCGCCGTCCACGTCTACGAGCGTTGCGGCTTCCAGATCGAAGGGCTGCTCAAGGAAGAGTTCTTTTCCAACGGCACCTACCGCGACGCCTACCGCATGGCGCTGCTGCAGCACGACCACCTGCGCGACGTCGGCCCAGGCGCGCCGGACGCGCCGGTGCTGCGCGACTGGCCGCAGGAAGAGCAGACCGGCTGA